A stretch of the Pirellulales bacterium genome encodes the following:
- a CDS encoding histidine phosphatase family protein, with protein sequence MILYCVRHGESQYNAEGRIQGQLDVPLSELGQRQSLAVAEELAQYPIDVVIASPLSRALETARPIAQRHGLAPQTDDRLKEIHAGIFQGLRWSEIESSHPVEARLWIEQAPDFVIPGGESRRALMERGLAVMLAIRELPYEHVAVVAHGGILSAAFKALLKIPAEVNPFSLINGSISRIGWTQRVKLLTLNETQHLRAVNAGHAAGSGDL encoded by the coding sequence ATGATTCTGTACTGCGTCCGACATGGCGAAAGCCAGTATAACGCCGAGGGGCGAATTCAGGGGCAATTGGACGTACCGCTTTCGGAGCTGGGGCAGCGACAAAGCCTGGCGGTGGCGGAGGAGCTTGCGCAATACCCCATCGACGTGGTCATCGCGAGTCCGTTGTCGCGCGCACTGGAGACGGCTCGACCGATCGCCCAGCGTCATGGCCTGGCGCCACAGACCGACGATCGCTTGAAAGAGATTCATGCCGGAATCTTTCAGGGGCTGCGCTGGTCTGAAATCGAATCGTCACATCCCGTCGAAGCGCGATTATGGATCGAGCAGGCGCCCGACTTTGTCATTCCGGGAGGCGAATCGCGCCGGGCGCTCATGGAACGCGGATTGGCCGTGATGCTGGCGATTCGGGAGTTGCCGTATGAGCATGTGGCCGTGGTGGCGCATGGCGGCATCTTGTCGGCCGCGTTCAAGGCGCTATTGAAAATCCCGGCAGAGGTGAATCCCTTTAGTTTGATCAACGGATCGATCAGCCGGATCGGCTGGACACAGCGGGTGAAGTTGCTAACGCTGAACGAAACACAGCACCTGCGCGCGGTGAACGCAGGCCATGCGGCGGGCAGCGGCGATCTGTAG